Proteins encoded within one genomic window of Streptomyces profundus:
- a CDS encoding anti-sigma factor family protein: MTETHPEPAEIAALDEDLLPAPEAAELRAHLAGCDRCAEVLADLVELRAALRDDTDPGPMPEDIALRIDAALANEPTPVPAPSLTVSVSRETPRPRRLVSHKMALAAAGAVLAVGMGSALIQVLGSTGGGADGGSSAADAGGAPEARDDFPELPVESLEGQVRELLADSPTADAPSAEASAPEEESTEQDNEPAPPPPPSEPSQEPTESVTEGASPESFRPLSTVPTCVDEAIGRSEEPLAVNEEDYNGVNAYLVVLPHTEDPELVTAYVVDAACVSATPPVTGEILLEESYVRE; the protein is encoded by the coding sequence ATGACTGAGACACATCCGGAGCCTGCCGAGATTGCCGCGCTGGATGAGGACCTCCTGCCGGCGCCCGAAGCGGCCGAGCTGCGCGCGCATCTCGCCGGCTGCGATCGTTGCGCCGAGGTGCTGGCCGATCTTGTCGAGCTTCGTGCCGCGCTCCGGGACGACACCGACCCGGGTCCCATGCCGGAGGACATCGCGCTGCGGATCGATGCCGCTCTCGCGAACGAGCCCACTCCCGTCCCCGCCCCCTCGCTCACGGTCTCGGTTTCACGTGAAACACCTCGACCGCGCCGCCTGGTCTCCCACAAGATGGCGCTCGCCGCTGCGGGGGCGGTGTTGGCGGTCGGGATGGGCAGCGCGCTGATCCAGGTGCTGGGATCCACCGGTGGCGGTGCGGACGGAGGAAGCTCCGCCGCGGATGCCGGTGGAGCGCCGGAGGCGCGGGACGACTTCCCCGAGTTGCCGGTCGAGTCGCTGGAGGGACAGGTCCGGGAGCTGCTCGCCGACTCCCCCACGGCCGACGCCCCCAGCGCCGAGGCAAGCGCCCCGGAGGAGGAGTCCACCGAGCAGGACAACGAGCCTGCCCCTCCGCCGCCGCCCAGCGAGCCCAGCCAGGAACCGACGGAGAGCGTGACCGAGGGAGCGTCGCCGGAGAGTTTCCGGCCCCTTTCCACGGTGCCCACCTGTGTGGACGAGGCCATCGGCCGCTCCGAGGAGCCGCTCGCCGTCAACGAGGAGGACTACAACGGCGTCAACGCCTATCTTGTGGTGCTCCCGCACACCGAGGACCCCGAGTTGGTGACCGCCTATGTGGTGGATGCCGCCTGCGTCTCCGCCACTCCACCGGTCACGGGAGAGATCCTGCTTGAGGAGAGCTACGTCCGCGAGTAG
- the trxA gene encoding thioredoxin — protein MAGATVTATDADFEEKVLQSDKPVLVDFWAEWCPPCRQIAPVLEAIAAENTEKITIVKLNIDENPATAAKYGILSIPTMNVYQGGDVVKTIVGAKPKAAIERDLSEFIG, from the coding sequence ATGGCTGGTGCCACCGTGACCGCCACCGACGCCGACTTCGAGGAGAAGGTCCTCCAGAGCGACAAGCCCGTTCTGGTCGACTTCTGGGCGGAGTGGTGCCCCCCGTGCCGCCAGATCGCTCCGGTGCTGGAGGCGATTGCCGCCGAGAACACCGAGAAGATCACCATCGTCAAGCTCAACATCGACGAGAACCCGGCGACGGCCGCCAAGTACGGCATCCTCTCGATCCCGACCATGAACGTCTACCAGGGCGGCGACGTCGTGAAGACCATCGTCGGTGCCAAGCCGAAGGCCGCCATTGAGCGGGACCTCAGCGAGTTCATCGGCTGA
- the sigM gene encoding RNA polymerase sigma factor SigM has protein sequence MGNQAPSQPVVGTDKELLERHVAGDQDAFSELVRRHRDRLWRVAMRTLGDREEAADALQDAFVSAYRAAHTFRGQSAVTTWLHRITVNACLDRVRRAQSRRTSPMPEPERLEDLLEPHESAEAPAERQDLRRQLNMALAELPVEQRAALVLVDMQGYPVAEAARILETPVGTIKSRCARGRARLLPLLRHLHPKASEREAPRNQTPRPSVPPPRDRGASSATDEEVGTHD, from the coding sequence GTGGGCAATCAGGCGCCGAGCCAACCCGTCGTGGGCACCGACAAGGAGCTACTGGAGCGGCACGTCGCCGGCGACCAGGACGCATTCTCCGAGTTGGTGCGCCGCCACCGGGACCGGCTCTGGCGGGTGGCCATGCGCACGCTCGGAGATCGCGAGGAAGCCGCCGATGCTCTGCAGGACGCCTTTGTCTCGGCATACCGAGCGGCTCACACCTTCCGGGGCCAGTCAGCCGTCACCACCTGGCTGCACCGCATCACGGTCAACGCCTGCCTGGATCGAGTCCGCCGCGCGCAGAGCCGGCGCACCTCGCCCATGCCCGAGCCCGAGCGGCTGGAAGACCTCCTCGAACCTCATGAGTCCGCTGAGGCTCCCGCCGAACGTCAGGACCTGCGCAGGCAATTGAACATGGCGCTCGCCGAACTGCCGGTAGAACAACGCGCCGCCCTGGTCCTCGTCGACATGCAGGGGTATCCCGTGGCTGAGGCCGCTCGCATTCTGGAGACGCCGGTGGGCACGATCAAGAGCCGATGTGCCCGGGGAAGGGCTCGGTTGTTGCCCCTTCTCCGGCATCTCCACCCCAAGGCGTCGGAGCGAGAGGCGCCAAGGAACCAGACGCCACGTCCATCCGTCCCACCTCCCAGAGACAGGGGAGCATCCAGCGCCACCGACGAGGAGGTGGGCACGCATGACTGA
- a CDS encoding protein jag, producing the protein MTDTTSTAAPEETDDLTRLEQEGEIAADYLEGLLDIADLDGDIDMDVEGDRAAVSIISDAPSRDLQKLVGREGEVLEAIQELTRLAVHRETGERSRLMLDISGFRARKREKLTTLGAETAQQVKESGEPVKLQPMTPFERKVVHDAVAAAGLRSESEGEEPQRRVVVLP; encoded by the coding sequence GTGACGGACACCACCTCAACCGCCGCTCCCGAGGAGACCGACGACCTGACCCGCCTGGAGCAGGAGGGTGAGATCGCGGCCGACTACCTGGAGGGGCTGCTCGATATCGCCGATCTGGACGGCGATATCGACATGGACGTGGAGGGTGACCGGGCGGCCGTGTCGATCATCTCCGACGCTCCCTCGCGCGACCTCCAGAAGCTGGTGGGGCGCGAGGGCGAGGTGCTGGAGGCGATCCAGGAGCTGACCCGGCTCGCGGTGCACCGGGAGACGGGCGAGCGCAGCCGGCTGATGCTGGACATCTCCGGGTTCCGCGCTCGCAAGCGGGAGAAGCTCACCACCCTGGGCGCCGAGACCGCCCAGCAGGTGAAGGAGTCCGGCGAGCCGGTGAAGCTTCAGCCGATGACGCCCTTCGAGCGCAAGGTCGTGCACGACGCGGTGGCGGCGGCGGGCCTGCGCAGCGAATCCGAGGGTGAGGAGCCGCAGCGGCGCGTGGTCGTCCTGCCGTGA
- the trxB gene encoding thioredoxin-disulfide reductase: MSDVRNVIIIGSGPAGYTAALYTARASLNPLVFEGAVTAGGALMNTTEVENFPGFQEGIMGPDLMDNMRAQAERFGAELIPDDIVAVDVSGEIKTVTDTAGTVHSARAIIVTTGSQHRKLGLPQEDELSGRGVSYCATCDGFFFREQDIAVIGGGDTAMEEATFLSRFARSVTVIHRRDTLRASKAMQERAFADPKIKFLWDSEIAEIQGTDGKLSGLVVRNTKSDEKSELPLTGLFVAIGHDPRVELFKGVLDLDEEGYISVDAPSTRTNVPGVFAAGDVVDHTYRQAITAAGTGCSAALDAERYLAALADAASVTSEAKV; the protein is encoded by the coding sequence GTGAGCGACGTCCGCAACGTGATCATCATCGGCTCCGGACCTGCGGGCTATACCGCCGCGCTCTACACCGCACGCGCCTCGCTCAACCCGCTTGTTTTCGAAGGGGCGGTCACTGCGGGCGGCGCCCTGATGAACACGACCGAGGTCGAGAACTTCCCTGGTTTCCAGGAAGGGATCATGGGTCCCGACCTGATGGACAACATGCGCGCCCAGGCGGAGCGCTTCGGCGCCGAGCTGATCCCGGACGACATCGTCGCCGTGGATGTGAGCGGCGAGATCAAGACCGTCACGGACACCGCCGGAACCGTCCACAGCGCCAGGGCCATCATCGTCACCACCGGCTCCCAGCACCGGAAGCTCGGGCTGCCCCAGGAGGACGAGCTGTCCGGGCGGGGCGTCTCGTACTGCGCCACCTGTGACGGCTTCTTCTTCCGTGAGCAGGACATCGCCGTGATCGGCGGCGGGGACACCGCCATGGAGGAGGCCACCTTCCTCAGCCGGTTCGCGCGGTCCGTCACCGTCATTCACCGACGGGACACCTTGCGCGCCTCCAAGGCCATGCAGGAGCGGGCCTTCGCCGACCCGAAGATCAAGTTCCTCTGGGACAGCGAGATCGCGGAGATCCAGGGTACGGATGGCAAGCTCTCCGGGCTCGTCGTGCGCAACACCAAGTCCGACGAGAAGTCCGAGCTTCCGTTGACCGGGCTGTTTGTGGCCATCGGTCACGACCCGCGCGTCGAACTGTTCAAGGGCGTGCTGGACTTGGACGAGGAGGGCTACATTTCTGTGGACGCCCCCAGCACGCGCACCAATGTGCCCGGAGTCTTCGCCGCTGGTGATGTGGTCGACCACACCTACCGGCAGGCGATCACCGCGGCAGGCACCGGCTGTTCCGCGGCCCTGGATGCCGAGAGGTATCTCGCGGCCTTGGCCGATGCCGCATCCGTCACCTCGGAAGCCAAGGTCTGA
- a CDS encoding ParA family protein — translation MAVFDSKEAVRVEESEPLRSDANTAGPTADPVPGPRSQTADGPGGAVDMGTSAPPPAEGAPVARAAQQAIAAMHRTSGALPRPAQTRIMVVANQKGGVGKTTTTVNLAASLALHGARVLVIDLDPQGNASTALGIDHHAEVPSIYDVLVESKPLSDVVQPVRDVEGLFCAPATIDLAGAEIELVSLVARESRLQRAISAYEQPLDYVLIDCPPSLGLLTVNALVAGAEVVIPIQCEYYALEGLGQLLRNVELVRGHLNPQLHVSTILLTMYDGRTRLASQVAEEVRGHFGTEVLRTNIPRSVRISEAPSYGQTVLTYDPGSSGSLSYLEAAREIALRGAIPQQEQHNPVEGAQ, via the coding sequence ATGGCAGTCTTTGACTCCAAAGAGGCTGTGCGTGTCGAGGAGAGTGAACCATTGCGGTCCGACGCCAACACTGCTGGGCCGACGGCCGATCCGGTCCCGGGGCCCCGCTCCCAGACGGCTGACGGTCCCGGAGGTGCCGTTGACATGGGGACCAGCGCGCCGCCGCCGGCCGAGGGAGCCCCAGTAGCCCGCGCGGCGCAGCAGGCCATCGCCGCTATGCACCGCACCAGCGGAGCTCTTCCCAGGCCGGCTCAAACGCGCATCATGGTCGTTGCCAATCAGAAGGGCGGCGTTGGTAAGACCACCACCACGGTCAATCTCGCCGCATCGCTCGCGCTCCATGGGGCGCGGGTGCTGGTCATCGATCTCGACCCCCAGGGCAACGCGTCCACGGCGCTGGGTATCGACCATCACGCCGAGGTTCCCTCGATCTACGACGTGCTGGTGGAGAGCAAGCCACTGTCCGATGTGGTCCAGCCGGTTCGAGACGTGGAGGGGCTCTTCTGCGCCCCCGCCACCATCGACCTCGCGGGCGCCGAGATCGAGTTGGTGTCGTTGGTCGCCAGGGAGAGCAGGCTGCAACGGGCCATCAGCGCCTATGAGCAGCCGCTCGACTATGTGCTGATCGACTGCCCCCCGTCGCTGGGCCTGCTCACGGTCAACGCCCTGGTGGCGGGCGCCGAGGTGGTCATTCCGATCCAGTGCGAGTACTACGCGCTGGAGGGACTGGGGCAGTTGCTCCGCAACGTCGAGTTGGTGCGTGGCCATCTGAACCCCCAGCTCCATGTCTCCACCATCTTGCTGACGATGTACGACGGGCGCACTCGGCTTGCCTCGCAGGTGGCCGAGGAGGTGCGAGGGCACTTCGGGACCGAGGTGCTCCGCACCAACATCCCGCGGTCCGTTCGGATCTCGGAGGCACCCAGCTATGGACAGACCGTTCTCACCTATGACCCGGGCTCCAGTGGTTCGCTGTCCTACCTGGAGGCAGCCCGGGAGATCGCGCTTCGTGGCGCGATCCCGCAGCAGGAACAGCACAACCCGGTGGAGGGGGCTCAGTGA
- the rsmG gene encoding 16S rRNA (guanine(527)-N(7))-methyltransferase RsmG, with translation MSQDTTPVSALPEPPEAAHKVFGERLADAVRYAELLADVGVRRGLIGPREVPRLWERHLLNCAVLSEVVPEDVTVCDVGSGAGLPGIPLALVRPDLRITLLEPLLRRTNFLHEVAELLGLEQMTIVRGRAEEVLSTFTPVHVVTARAVAPLDRLAGWGVPLLRPYGEMLAIKGETAEQELKASRGALAKLGVVRTSMLQAGAGVVDPPSTVVRVEVGESPGGVRFAAKRAKAARRGTGRRQRR, from the coding sequence GTGAGCCAGGACACCACGCCGGTATCGGCGTTGCCCGAGCCGCCTGAGGCGGCTCACAAGGTGTTCGGCGAGCGCTTGGCGGACGCGGTGCGATACGCGGAGCTGCTCGCCGATGTGGGGGTCAGGCGTGGGCTGATCGGCCCCCGTGAGGTCCCCCGGCTCTGGGAGCGCCATCTGCTGAACTGCGCCGTCCTCTCCGAGGTGGTGCCCGAGGACGTCACGGTCTGCGATGTGGGCTCGGGCGCCGGGCTGCCGGGGATTCCCCTCGCCCTGGTGCGACCGGATCTGCGGATCACCCTGCTCGAACCGCTGCTGCGGCGCACCAACTTTCTGCATGAGGTCGCCGAGCTGCTGGGCCTGGAGCAGATGACCATTGTCCGAGGCAGGGCGGAGGAGGTCCTCTCCACCTTCACTCCGGTGCATGTGGTCACCGCTCGGGCGGTGGCCCCGTTGGACCGGCTGGCGGGCTGGGGCGTTCCCCTGCTGCGTCCCTATGGGGAGATGCTGGCCATCAAGGGGGAGACCGCGGAGCAGGAGCTGAAGGCGTCCCGTGGCGCGCTGGCCAAGTTGGGTGTGGTGCGCACCTCCATGCTCCAGGCTGGCGCCGGAGTCGTGGATCCGCCGTCCACGGTGGTCCGCGTGGAGGTCGGTGAGAGCCCGGGTGGTGTGCGCTTCGCCGCCAAGCGGGCCAAGGCCGCCCGGCGAGGAACGGGGCGGCGACAGCGGCGCTGA
- a CDS encoding ParB/RepB/Spo0J family partition protein, whose translation MSERRRGLGRGLGALIPAAPKSSEDTANGAGQSPSVSPSAVPLLTADRGIAVPPSAGAQQPREGERPASGSSPKEDPPPAQEVAGAHFAELPLSEITPNPRQPREVFDEDALTELVTSIKEVGLLQPVVVRQLGPDRYELIMGERRWRACGLAGLETIPAIVRATEDDKMLLDALLENLHRAQLNPLEEAAAYDQLLRDFKCTHDELADRIGRSRPQVSNTLRLLRLSPAVQRRVAAGVLSAGHARALLSVEDPEEQSKLAHRIVAEGLSVRAVEEIVTLQGSSTSKKGARAKGPRAGARIAPALDTLATRLSDRFETRVKVDLGQKKGKIVVEFASIDDLERILGQLAPGEGPVLEQQAAPEEPATTTAAESTDD comes from the coding sequence GTGAGTGAGCGACGTAGAGGGCTGGGCCGAGGGCTGGGCGCACTGATCCCGGCAGCGCCCAAGAGCTCCGAGGACACGGCGAACGGAGCGGGCCAGTCCCCCTCGGTCTCGCCCAGCGCGGTACCCCTGTTGACGGCCGATCGAGGCATCGCCGTTCCCCCGTCGGCCGGCGCGCAGCAGCCCCGCGAGGGTGAGCGGCCGGCATCCGGGTCCTCCCCGAAGGAGGACCCCCCGCCCGCCCAGGAGGTGGCGGGAGCGCATTTCGCGGAGCTGCCGCTGAGCGAGATCACGCCCAATCCCCGGCAGCCGCGTGAGGTCTTTGACGAGGACGCGCTCACGGAGTTGGTCACCTCCATCAAGGAGGTGGGTCTGCTTCAGCCGGTGGTGGTGCGCCAGCTGGGGCCCGACCGCTACGAGCTGATCATGGGAGAGCGCCGCTGGCGCGCCTGTGGGCTGGCGGGGCTGGAGACCATCCCCGCCATCGTGCGTGCCACCGAAGACGACAAGATGTTGTTGGACGCGCTGCTGGAGAACCTGCATCGGGCTCAGCTGAACCCGCTGGAGGAGGCCGCCGCCTACGACCAGCTGTTGCGTGACTTCAAGTGCACCCATGACGAGTTGGCCGATCGCATCGGTCGTTCGCGCCCTCAGGTCTCCAACACATTGCGGCTGCTCCGGCTCTCTCCCGCGGTCCAGCGCCGAGTGGCGGCTGGCGTTCTCTCCGCCGGCCATGCTCGGGCGCTGCTCTCGGTGGAGGACCCGGAGGAGCAGAGCAAGTTGGCTCACCGCATCGTCGCCGAAGGACTGTCGGTGCGGGCGGTGGAGGAGATCGTCACACTCCAGGGATCATCCACCAGTAAGAAGGGGGCGCGGGCCAAGGGCCCCAGGGCGGGCGCACGGATCGCGCCGGCTCTGGACACGCTGGCGACCCGCCTCTCCGATCGCTTCGAGACCCGGGTGAAGGTCGACCTCGGCCAGAAGAAGGGGAAGATCGTCGTCGAGTTCGCCTCGATAGACGATCTGGAGCGGATTCTGGGGCAGCTGGCTCCCGGCGAAGGTCCTGTCCTGGAGCAGCAGGCCGCACCGGAGGAGCCAGCCACGACGACGGCCGCCGAGTCCACGGACGACTGA